The Candidatus Woesearchaeota archaeon genome has a window encoding:
- the dut gene encoding dUTP diphosphatase produces the protein MKIQIKKLTNEAIIPRYVRENDAAMDIHSIESYILKPGERKAFKTGISIAFPPGNVIVVKDRSGLAAKYGITTLAGVIDSDYRGEYLVVLLNTSEETIKIEKGERIAQLLMLPIVRPEIEEVKELTASKRGESGFGSSGKF, from the coding sequence TTGAAAATACAAATAAAAAAATTGACCAACGAAGCAATAATACCCAGATATGTAAGAGAAAACGATGCCGCAATGGATATACATAGCATAGAAAGTTACATTCTAAAACCTGGAGAAAGAAAAGCATTCAAAACAGGAATATCAATAGCTTTTCCCCCAGGCAATGTCATAGTTGTAAAAGACAGATCTGGTCTTGCAGCCAAATATGGCATAACAACGCTTGCAGGAGTCATAGACTCAGATTACAGAGGGGAATACTTGGTTGTGTTACTAAATACTTCTGAAGAAACAATTAAAATTGAGAAAGGAGAAAGAATAGCACAACTATTGATGCTTCCAATAGTGCGCCCTGAAATTGAAGAAGTAAAAGAATTAACAGCTTCTAAAAGAGGGGAAAGCGGTTTTGGCAGTAGTGGAAAATTTTAA
- a CDS encoding secondary thiamine-phosphate synthase enzyme YjbQ — translation MKSHTAYLEFNTRKTQEFILITDFVAQEIKKSEIREGLVLINPMHITSAVYVNDAESGLIQDFQEWLEKLAPSSLNYKHHLTGEDNADAHLKRQLMGHQVTMAITKGKLDLGPWEQIYYAEFDGQRRKKVLIKIIGE, via the coding sequence ATGAAATCTCACACAGCATATTTAGAATTTAACACTAGAAAAACACAAGAATTTATTTTAATAACTGACTTTGTAGCTCAAGAAATAAAAAAATCTGAAATACGGGAAGGCCTTGTCCTAATAAACCCGATGCATATAACTTCGGCAGTATATGTTAATGATGCTGAATCTGGATTAATACAGGATTTTCAAGAATGGCTTGAAAAGCTAGCGCCTTCAAGTCTAAACTATAAACATCACCTGACTGGAGAAGACAACGCTGATGCACACCTAAAAAGACAATTAATGGGTCATCAAGTGACAATGGCAATAACAAAGGGAAAATTAGACTTAGGACCTTGGGAACAAATTTACTACGCAGAATTTGACGGACAAAGAAGAAAAAAAGTTCTAATAAAAATAATAGGAGAATAA
- a CDS encoding RNA-binding protein, translated as MKLRTLSKSDIKLLNKQIFELYSLELFNKKDNVQKLDIEGSEYIKVNDEVAFFYFEKKLVPTIKLLLKNNFLKRVVVDMGSIKFLCNGADVLRPGIVKVEESISKNDTVSIVDEKNNKCIAIGKTLYASNEINSMDSGKVIKNIHYVGDNIWSIS; from the coding sequence ATGAAATTAAGAACATTAAGTAAATCCGATATTAAGTTGTTAAATAAACAAATTTTTGAACTATACAGTTTAGAATTGTTTAATAAAAAAGATAACGTTCAAAAACTTGATATAGAAGGCTCTGAATATATTAAAGTTAATGATGAAGTAGCATTTTTTTATTTTGAAAAAAAATTAGTTCCAACGATTAAGCTGTTGTTAAAAAATAATTTTTTAAAAAGAGTCGTTGTGGATATGGGCTCTATTAAATTTTTGTGTAATGGAGCAGATGTTTTAAGACCTGGCATTGTTAAAGTTGAAGAATCTATAAGTAAAAATGATACGGTCAGCATAGTAGATGAAAAAAATAATAAATGTATAGCGATTGGAAAGACTTTATATGCTTCGAATGAAATAAATTCTATGGATTCTGGAAAAGTCATAAAGAACATTCATTATGTCGGAGACAATATTTGGAGTATTTCTTAG
- the thrS gene encoding threonine--tRNA ligase → MSNKKINLKFPDGSTKQYASGTTGLQIAQEISEFLGRNALGILVDGKILDLTTSLTTDVEEFKILTFKDEEGKEIFRHSSAHLLAQAILRLFPEAQLTIGPVVEEGFYYDIDHPPFKEEDLTKIEEEMKKIVKEKIDVKRHEVTYEEAKKIFSNNKYKIELLEEFEKENPKEKVSYYEQGEFKDLCRGPHVPNTGMLKAIKLTKIAGAYWRADAKNKQLQRIYGISFPDKKELNEYLKKIEEAEKRDHRKIGRELDLYSFHTEAPGMPFFHDKGTYIWNKLVTFMTELLQERDYEMVKTPIILNQNLWKQSGHWEHYKDNMYTTKIDSQDFGVKPMNCPGHLIVYKNKRYSYRELPLKMGEFGLVHRHELSGVLSGLFRVRCFTQDDAHIFCTKEQMKEEVKKLLELIDVVYKTFGFEYQMELSTKPEKAMGDPQLWTLAEDTLKETLLEMKADYKLNEGDGAFYGPKIDFHLKDAIGRTWQCGTIQLDFQMPENFDLTYESQNGGRERVVMIHRAILGSVERFLGVLVEHYAGKFPLWISPEQVRILTIADRHEIYAEKIKEELKQQGIRVTIDNKQETLNKKVRNAQLNQVNYILVVGDKEAEEKTVNIRTRTGDLHGTKNLEDFKKQLLEEIKNKQ, encoded by the coding sequence ATGTCAAACAAAAAAATAAACCTAAAATTTCCAGACGGTTCAACGAAACAATACGCATCTGGAACAACAGGACTGCAAATAGCCCAAGAAATAAGCGAATTCTTAGGTAGAAACGCACTAGGAATTCTAGTAGATGGAAAAATCCTAGACTTGACAACCAGTTTGACAACAGATGTGGAAGAATTTAAAATTCTAACATTTAAAGACGAAGAAGGAAAAGAAATATTCAGGCACTCATCAGCACACCTATTAGCCCAAGCAATATTAAGACTATTTCCGGAAGCACAACTAACAATAGGGCCTGTAGTAGAAGAAGGATTTTACTACGATATAGATCATCCGCCATTTAAAGAAGAAGATCTAACAAAAATAGAAGAAGAAATGAAAAAAATAGTCAAAGAAAAAATAGACGTAAAAAGACACGAAGTAACATATGAAGAAGCAAAAAAAATATTTTCAAACAACAAATACAAAATAGAACTTCTCGAAGAATTTGAAAAAGAAAACCCAAAAGAAAAAGTCTCCTACTATGAACAAGGAGAATTCAAAGACCTATGCAGAGGACCTCACGTTCCAAATACAGGAATGCTAAAAGCAATTAAATTAACTAAAATAGCAGGAGCATACTGGAGAGCAGATGCAAAAAACAAACAACTACAAAGAATCTACGGAATAAGCTTCCCAGATAAAAAAGAACTAAATGAATACCTTAAAAAAATTGAAGAAGCAGAAAAAAGGGATCACAGAAAAATAGGCAGAGAACTAGATCTATATTCATTTCACACAGAAGCACCAGGAATGCCTTTCTTCCACGACAAAGGAACATATATTTGGAATAAACTAGTAACTTTTATGACAGAATTATTACAAGAAAGAGATTATGAAATGGTAAAAACTCCAATAATATTAAATCAAAACTTGTGGAAACAATCGGGGCACTGGGAACACTATAAAGATAATATGTATACAACAAAAATAGATTCTCAAGATTTCGGAGTAAAACCAATGAACTGCCCAGGACATTTAATAGTTTATAAAAACAAAAGATACTCCTACAGGGAGTTACCTTTAAAAATGGGAGAATTTGGTCTAGTACACAGACACGAACTTTCAGGAGTTCTTTCAGGACTGTTTAGAGTAAGATGTTTTACTCAAGATGATGCGCACATATTTTGCACAAAAGAACAAATGAAAGAAGAAGTAAAAAAACTTCTAGAACTAATAGATGTTGTGTATAAAACATTTGGTTTTGAATACCAAATGGAATTAAGCACAAAACCAGAAAAAGCAATGGGAGACCCGCAGCTTTGGACACTAGCAGAAGACACACTAAAAGAAACGCTTCTGGAAATGAAAGCAGACTACAAACTAAATGAAGGCGATGGAGCGTTCTATGGTCCAAAAATAGACTTTCACTTAAAAGATGCAATCGGTAGAACATGGCAATGCGGAACAATACAACTAGACTTTCAAATGCCAGAAAATTTCGACTTAACATACGAAAGCCAAAATGGTGGAAGGGAAAGAGTCGTGATGATACATAGAGCGATCCTTGGAAGCGTAGAAAGATTTTTAGGAGTACTAGTAGAACACTATGCAGGAAAATTCCCCTTATGGATAAGCCCTGAACAAGTAAGAATACTAACAATTGCTGATAGACACGAAATATACGCTGAAAAAATAAAAGAAGAACTTAAACAACAAGGAATAAGAGTAACCATAGACAACAAACAAGAAACACTAAACAAAAAAGTAAGGAATGCCCAACTAAATCAAGTAAACTATATTTTGGTCGTCGGGGACAAAGAAGCAGAAGAAAAAACAGTCAACATAAGAACAAGAACTGGAGATCTCCACGGAACAAAGAATCTAGAAGACTTCAAAAAACAATTGCTTGAAGAAATAAAAAACAAGCAATAA
- the albA gene encoding DNA-binding protein Alba: MTEDNSIFIGNKPFMNYVTSVVVQFTTKGAEEVIIKARGKFIARAVDVAEVASKRFLKDQIAIKDIRINSEEFQNKEGRDVRVSTIEIILQKQ, from the coding sequence ATGACAGAAGACAACTCGATATTTATCGGGAACAAACCTTTTATGAACTACGTAACAAGTGTAGTTGTGCAGTTTACAACAAAAGGCGCAGAAGAAGTAATAATAAAAGCAAGAGGAAAATTCATTGCAAGAGCAGTAGACGTAGCTGAAGTCGCATCAAAAAGATTCTTAAAAGACCAAATCGCAATAAAGGATATAAGAATCAACAGTGAAGAATTCCAAAACAAAGAAGGCAGAGATGTCAGAGTATCCACAATAGAAATCATTCTTCAAAAACAATAA